The following proteins come from a genomic window of Stigmatella erecta:
- a CDS encoding glycosyltransferase family 4 protein, whose protein sequence is MKTPRQLVTISHSYVVTLNRRLANEMARVGAGRWDVKAVAPRSFQGDLSPLKLQREPGEPSQVEAVRALFSRSAHAFLYGPELRSLLTNRVSLVHSWEEPYVLAGAEVALLTPRRVPLVFSTAQNLPKRYPPPFAQLEPWVVSRSAGWVAFGETVKQNLLTRPGYAGRPARAIPMGVDVELFRPDRAMGAAFLRELGWEQEGPPVVGYLGRFVTEKGVELIRDALERLKTPWRALFVGGGPLEGSLRAWGERQGGRVRIVTGVPHARVPQALNAMDVLCAPSQTIPRWKEQFGRMLAEGFACGVPVLGSDSGEIPHTMGDAGRVLPEADGAAWTAALAELLESPEKRRELSARGRERATTRFAWSAVAREHLDFFESVLG, encoded by the coding sequence GTGAAGACGCCGCGTCAGCTCGTCACCATCTCCCACTCCTATGTCGTCACGCTCAACCGGCGCCTGGCCAACGAGATGGCGCGCGTGGGCGCGGGCCGGTGGGACGTGAAGGCCGTGGCCCCCCGCTCCTTTCAAGGAGACCTGAGCCCCCTGAAGCTCCAGCGGGAGCCGGGCGAGCCAAGCCAGGTGGAGGCGGTGCGGGCGCTCTTCAGCCGCTCGGCGCATGCCTTCCTCTACGGGCCCGAGCTGCGCTCGCTGCTCACGAACCGGGTGAGCCTGGTGCACTCCTGGGAGGAGCCCTATGTGCTGGCGGGGGCGGAGGTGGCGCTGCTCACGCCCCGGCGCGTGCCCCTCGTCTTCTCCACCGCGCAGAACCTGCCCAAGCGCTACCCGCCTCCGTTCGCGCAGCTGGAGCCGTGGGTGGTGTCCCGCTCGGCGGGCTGGGTGGCCTTCGGCGAGACGGTGAAGCAGAACCTGCTCACCCGTCCGGGCTACGCGGGCCGTCCCGCCCGCGCCATCCCCATGGGCGTGGACGTGGAGCTGTTCCGGCCCGACCGGGCGATGGGCGCCGCCTTCCTGCGGGAGCTGGGCTGGGAACAGGAGGGCCCTCCGGTCGTGGGCTACCTGGGGCGCTTCGTGACGGAGAAGGGCGTCGAGCTGATCCGGGACGCGCTGGAGCGCCTGAAGACGCCATGGCGGGCGCTCTTCGTCGGCGGCGGACCGCTGGAGGGGAGCCTGCGGGCCTGGGGCGAGCGCCAAGGGGGCCGGGTGCGCATCGTCACCGGCGTGCCACATGCCCGGGTGCCGCAGGCGCTCAACGCGATGGACGTGCTGTGCGCGCCCAGCCAGACGATTCCCCGGTGGAAGGAGCAGTTCGGCCGGATGCTGGCGGAGGGCTTCGCGTGCGGCGTGCCCGTGCTGGGCAGTGACTCCGGCGAGATTCCCCACACCATGGGGGACGCGGGGCGGGTGCTGCCCGAGGCGGACGGGGCGGCCTGGACGGCGGCCCTGGCCGAGCTGCTGGAGAGCCCGGAGAAGCGCCGGGAGCTCTCCGCCCGGGGACGGGAGCGGGCCACCACCCGCTTCGCCTGGAGCGCGGTGGCCCGGGAGCACCTCGACTTCTTCGAGTCCGTCCTCGGCTGA
- a CDS encoding glycosyltransferase family 4 protein: MRPYTLIAGDFVATGGMDRANLALASHLARRGHPVRLVAHRVSDELRALPNVRFIPVPKPAGAYLLGEPLLDAAGRLWALRTLAEGGEVVANGGNCTVPAVNWIHYVHGAYAAEATGTPLRQLKARVSQHYYRYTERRAVRRARLVIANSQRTRDDILQATGIPAGRVHVVYLGSDPERFQPASPEARQAARAALGWAGPRRIALFVGALGDRRKGFDSLLAAWERLCAHELWDVDLKVVGEGPQRAHWEREVQARGLGGRIQFLGFRKDVPTLLSAADLLVAPTRYEPYGLGVQEALCAGLAVLVSRRAGVAERYPDALQELLLDDPDDVAELVRRLESWRAREALLAPHVAALSGTLRAWTWERMAVELVDLLERGRAP; encoded by the coding sequence ATGAGACCCTACACGCTCATCGCCGGTGACTTCGTCGCCACTGGGGGCATGGACCGGGCCAACCTGGCCCTGGCCAGCCACCTCGCGCGGCGCGGCCACCCCGTCCGGCTCGTGGCCCACCGCGTCTCGGACGAGCTGCGCGCCCTGCCCAATGTGCGCTTCATTCCGGTGCCCAAGCCCGCCGGGGCGTACCTGCTCGGCGAGCCGCTGCTGGATGCCGCCGGGCGCCTCTGGGCCCTGCGCACCCTGGCGGAAGGCGGCGAGGTGGTGGCCAACGGCGGCAACTGCACGGTGCCCGCCGTCAACTGGATCCACTATGTCCACGGGGCCTATGCCGCCGAGGCCACCGGCACCCCCCTGCGCCAGCTCAAGGCCCGGGTGAGTCAGCACTACTATCGTTACACCGAGCGCCGCGCCGTGCGCCGGGCCCGCCTCGTCATCGCCAACTCCCAGCGCACGCGGGACGACATTCTCCAGGCCACGGGCATCCCCGCCGGGCGCGTTCACGTCGTCTACCTGGGAAGCGATCCGGAGCGCTTTCAGCCGGCCTCCCCGGAGGCCCGGCAGGCCGCGCGGGCGGCGCTGGGCTGGGCCGGGCCGCGCCGGATCGCCCTGTTCGTGGGCGCGCTCGGAGACCGGCGCAAGGGCTTCGATTCGCTCCTGGCCGCCTGGGAGCGGCTGTGCGCGCACGAGCTGTGGGACGTGGACCTCAAGGTGGTGGGCGAGGGGCCGCAGCGGGCACACTGGGAGCGGGAGGTCCAGGCCCGCGGCCTGGGCGGGCGCATCCAGTTCCTCGGCTTTCGCAAGGACGTGCCCACGCTCCTGTCCGCCGCGGATCTGCTCGTCGCCCCCACGCGCTATGAGCCGTACGGGCTGGGCGTTCAGGAGGCCCTGTGCGCGGGGCTCGCCGTGCTGGTGAGCCGGCGGGCCGGGGTGGCGGAGCGGTACCCGGATGCCCTCCAGGAGTTGCTCCTGGACGACCCAGACGATGTGGCGGAGCTGGTCCGGCGTCTGGAGTCGTGGCGGGCGCGGGAGGCCCTGCTGGCGCCGCACGTCGCGGCGCTGTCCGGGACGCTGCGCGCCTGGACCTGGGAGCGCATGGCGGTGGAGCTCGTGGACCTGCTGGAGCGCGGCCGGGCGCCGTAG